In the genome of Notamacropus eugenii isolate mMacEug1 chromosome 5, mMacEug1.pri_v2, whole genome shotgun sequence, one region contains:
- the LOC140503741 gene encoding cell adhesion molecule CEACAM21-like isoform X1: MDPLSEAPHRRDSPYKRLLITASILSCLIQSMSTQADPISVVPNPPYGMVGSEVTLSIQGFSKVAYRYTWYRKSAESSNLIISYHVLSKEQTPKNSREMIFLNGSLLIPNLTLSDNDDYIIQVVHSEHEVTTVRTHLQVYADLRSRGGIKAGILVGVVTEVAMVGVFIYILCLRKARRVSRGILGDTSLGRRILTTQKEGEDSTLYINNALLQDYPQLPQVHGSSSADSPENVYQTLVVTEADVYDKIAPYKNSPAHGKGKIIK; encoded by the exons GCTCCTGATCACAG ccTCCATCCTCAGCTGCTTGATTCAGTCAATGTCTACTCAAGCTGATCCCATCAGTGTAGTGCCAAACCCACCCTATGGGATGGTGGGCAGCGAAGTCACCTTGTCCATCCAGGGGTTCTCAAAGGTTGCCTACAGGTATACCTGGTACAGAAAATCAGCAGAATCCTCCAACCTGATCATTAGCTACCACGTCCTGTCCAAAGAGCAGACACCAAAAAATAGCCGGGAGATGATATTCCTCAATGGCTCTCTGCTCATTCCCAACCTCACCCTCAGTGACAATGATGACTACATTATACAAGTTGTTCACTCGGAACATGAAGTCACAACAGTTCGCACACATTTACAGGTGTATG CAGATCTGCGGTCCAGAGGAGGTATCAAAGCCGGCATTTTGGTTGGTGTTGTGACCGAGGTGGCCATGGTTGGGGTCTTCATCTATATTCTGTGCCTCAGAAAGGCCAGACG GGTCTCTCGAGGTATTCTAGGAGATACAAGTCTAGGAAGGAGAATTCTTACAACCCAGAAAGAAG gtgaAGATTCCACCCTGTACATAAATAATGCTCTACTTCAAGACTACCCTCAGCTTCCACAG GTCCACGGCTCCTCCTCTGCTGACTCACCTGAGAATGTCTACCAG ACTCTGGTTGTCACCGAAGCAGATGTTTATGACAAGATTGCACCCTATAAGAACTCTCCAGCCCATGGAAAAGGGAAAATCATCAAGTAG
- the LOC140503741 gene encoding cell adhesion molecule CEACAM21-like isoform X2, translating into MDPLSEAPHRRDSPYKRLLITASILSCLIQSMSTQADPISVVPNPPYGMVGSEVTLSIQGFSKVAYRYTWYRKSAESSNLIISYHVLSKEQTPKNSREMIFLNGSLLIPNLTLSDNDDYIIQVVHSEHEVTTVRTHLQVYDLRSRGGIKAGILVGVVTEVAMVGVFIYILCLRKARRVSRGILGDTSLGRRILTTQKEGEDSTLYINNALLQDYPQLPQVHGSSSADSPENVYQTLVVTEADVYDKIAPYKNSPAHGKGKIIK; encoded by the exons GCTCCTGATCACAG ccTCCATCCTCAGCTGCTTGATTCAGTCAATGTCTACTCAAGCTGATCCCATCAGTGTAGTGCCAAACCCACCCTATGGGATGGTGGGCAGCGAAGTCACCTTGTCCATCCAGGGGTTCTCAAAGGTTGCCTACAGGTATACCTGGTACAGAAAATCAGCAGAATCCTCCAACCTGATCATTAGCTACCACGTCCTGTCCAAAGAGCAGACACCAAAAAATAGCCGGGAGATGATATTCCTCAATGGCTCTCTGCTCATTCCCAACCTCACCCTCAGTGACAATGATGACTACATTATACAAGTTGTTCACTCGGAACATGAAGTCACAACAGTTCGCACACATTTACAGGTGTATG ATCTGCGGTCCAGAGGAGGTATCAAAGCCGGCATTTTGGTTGGTGTTGTGACCGAGGTGGCCATGGTTGGGGTCTTCATCTATATTCTGTGCCTCAGAAAGGCCAGACG GGTCTCTCGAGGTATTCTAGGAGATACAAGTCTAGGAAGGAGAATTCTTACAACCCAGAAAGAAG gtgaAGATTCCACCCTGTACATAAATAATGCTCTACTTCAAGACTACCCTCAGCTTCCACAG GTCCACGGCTCCTCCTCTGCTGACTCACCTGAGAATGTCTACCAG ACTCTGGTTGTCACCGAAGCAGATGTTTATGACAAGATTGCACCCTATAAGAACTCTCCAGCCCATGGAAAAGGGAAAATCATCAAGTAG